In Agrococcus jenensis, the genomic window CGCGGGCGCGATCGAGGTGCTGCTGCTGCAGCGGCCCGACCGCGGCGCGTTCGCGGGTGCCTGGGTGTTCCCCGGCGGCAAGGTCGAGCCGGTCGATCGCGTCGACGACGAGGAGACCACCGCGCGCAACGCCGCGGTGCGCGAGACGGCCGAGGAGTCGGGCCTCGTCGTGACGCCCGACGCGCTCGTGCCGCTCTCGCACTGGTCGCCGCCCGAGCAGCTCGCGACGAAGTTCATCACCTGGTTCTTCGTCGCCGAGGCGCCCGCGGGCGAGGTCGTGGTGCAGCAGGCCGAGGCCGTGGCCGCGCGGTGGATCCGCCCGGCGGATGCGCTCAAGCAGCACGGCGCCGGCACGCTCCGGCTGTTCCCGCCCACCTGGGTGACGCTCGACACGCTCATGGCCTACCCGACCGTCGATGCGGCGATCGCGGGCATCGGGCGGCACGAGCTGCGGCGCTACGCGACGAAGCAGGACCCCGAGCGCGGGCTTGCGATCTGGGCGGGCGATGAGGCCTACGACGGCCTGCCCGACACCGAGGAAGGCCCCCGCCACCGCCTCCACGTGGGGGCGCTCCCCTGGCGGTTCGAGCACCGCTGAGACGAGGGCCCCGCCGAGGTGCGGGCATCCACTAGCATCGCGCCCATGGCCGCCCCCGGTGCGTCGCGATCGATCGGTGCGTCGCGATCGATCGGCGCGTCGCGCTCGATCGGTGCGGCGGCGCTGCTCGCCGTGGCGGTGCTCTGCGGCTGCGCAGCGGACCCGGTGGTCGACGACTCCTCGACGCCGCCCTCATCGTCGCCGACCGCATCCCCGGCGGCATCCGCATCGAGCTCGCCCACGTCGATCGAGACCGAGCCGGACTGCCCCGCGCCGGCCCCGCCCGCCGCCGGCACCGCGTTCGACCAGGCGCTGCACGACGAGCTGGTGGCGATGCTGGAGCGCGATCAGGCCGGACGGCTCGGCACCGGCCCCGACGAGGAGGGCGATGCGGCGCGCACGGAGCGGCTCGCCGAGATCATCGCGGAGCACGGGTGGCCGACGTTCGACCTCGTGGGCGAGGACGGCGAGGACGCGGCGTGGGCGATCGCCCAGCACGCCGACCTCGATCCGGGGTTCCAGCGGTGCGCGCTCGAGCACCTGCGCGTCGCCGTCGACGCGGGCCAGGGGTCGCCCGGCAACCTCGCCTACCTCGACGACCGCATCCAGGCCGCGGCGGGTGCGCCTCAGCGGTACGGCACCCAGGTCGCCTGCACGGACGACGGGCCGGTGCCCGCGACGCCGCTCTCTGACCCCGACGGCATCGAGCGGATCCGCGCAGAAGCGGGGCTCGCGCCGTACGCCGACTACCTCGCCGAGATGGCCGAGATCTGCGCGCAGCCGGGATGACGGGGGCGCGGCGCGACCGTCCGCCCCGCACGGGGCCGGTTCAGGAGGTCGCGCCCGTCCCGTCCGACACGCGCTCCCAGCCCTCGATGCCGCCCGCCTCCACGACGAAGCACGGATGCGGCAGCGCGCGCACCGCGAGCGGCAGGCGGTCGGGGCTGCGCCCCGCGAGCTTCGCGCGCAGGTGCTGCAGCTCGTGCTCGAGCTGGCCGTCGGTGACCGCCATGAGCGGCGCCGGCCCCGGACGGTCGATGCGCGTCCGGTCGTAGGTGTAGCCGCGCGCATCCGCCTCGTCGGCGACGCGCGCGAGGTAGGCGCCGATGCTCGCGAGCGGATCCGGCTGCGCGCGGAAGCGCTCGAGCTGCGGGTGCCGCAGGTAGCCCTTCGTGCGCCCGGCGAGCACCGCCTGCGCGAGCAGTCCCTCCCGCCAGCAGGCGGTCAGCCCTTGGCGGTCGAGCAGCGCGGGGTGCAGCGACCAGATCCTCATCTGCTCGATGCTAGCCGCGCGAGGATCGCTCCGACGCCTCCGCGACCCCGACGAGGCGGCTCGCCATCGCCTCGAAGATCACGTGGTGCGCGGGCACGAGCGACCACCAGTAGAGGCGGCCGGTGAGGCCGCTCGGCAGGAAGATCGCGCGCTGGCGGTAGTGCGCCCCGTCGCCCTCCGGGGTCACCTCGAACTCGATCCACGCTCGTCCCGGCACCTTCATCTCGGCGCGCAGCCGCAGCAGCCGTCCGCGGTCGATGCGCTCGACGCGCCACCAGTCGACCGTGTCGCCCTCGCGCAGCCGGTCGGGGTCGCGGCGGCCGCGGCGCAGTCCGACGCCGCCGACGAGCCGGTCCGCGAGGCCGCGGAGGCTCCAGAGCAGCGGCACGGAGTACCAGCCGCGAGCGCCGCCGATCGACTCGACGACCGCCCAGACCGCAGCGGGTGACGCCGACGTGGTGCGCTCCCGCGCATCCTCGAACACCGTCGTGCCCGACCAGCGCGGATCGGTGGGCAGCGGATCCGACGGCGCGCCGGCCGCCGACGCCGAGCGCCAGCTCGACTCGATGTCGCCAGAGCGCTCGCGCGCGAGCGCGAGGCGCACAGCCCTGCGGTAGCCGGTGAGGCCGCCCTCGGGCGGCGGGATGACCGCGTCGATGCGCCGCTCCTCGACCACGCAGTCGTGCAGCAGCGAACCGATCAGCGGGATCGCGATCGCGCGCGGCACGGGGGTCACGAGGTTGACCCACTGGGAGGCGAGCCACGGCGTGAGCACCGGCAGCGGCGCGATCGGCCGCTGCGGCAGCCCGGCCTCGACCGCGTAGCCGTTCATCACCTGGCCGTAGCGCAGCACGTCCGGGCCGCCGATGTCGAAGGTGCCGTGCACGTCGCCGGGCACCGAGGCAGCCTCGACGAGGTAGTGCAGCACGTCGCGCACCGCGATCGGCTGCACGAAGTTGCGCACCCAGCGGGGCGCGGGCATGTAGGGCAGCACGTCGGTGAGGTGCCGGATCATCTCGAAGGAGGCGGAGCCCGAGCCGATCACGATGCCCGCCTCGAGCACGATCGTCGGCACGCCGGAGGCGAGCAGCACGTCGCCCACCGCGACGCGCGACGCGAGGTGCTTCGACAGGTGCTCCCCCTCGGGGTGCAGCCCCGACAGGTAGACGATGCGCTGCACGCCCGCCGCCTTCGCCGCCGCAGCGACGTGCCGGGCCTGCACGAGCTCGGCCTTCGCGAAGTCGCCGCCGGCGCCCATCGCGTGCACGAGGTGGTAGACGACGTCGATGCCCTCCATGACGCGCTGCACGTCAGCCGGCGCCTCGAGGTCCCCGCGGACGATCTCGACCGCATCCGCCCACGCGGCGTCGCGCAGCCGCCCGGGGTCGCGGGCGAGCACGCGCACGGTGTGCCCCGCCTCGACGAGGCGCGGGGCGAGGCGGCCGCCGACGTAGCCGGTGGCGCCGGTGACGAGCACGTGTCGGCCGGTCATCGCACGCCCATCGCCCACAGGATGCAGACCATCGTCACCACGAAGCCGGCGGCGTAGTTGACCCACAGGAACCGCCGCCAGCCGCGGTTGGCGGCGGCGCTCGCAGCGTCGGTGACGCTCCAGAACGGCGCGGCGAGCACGATGTAGGGCAGCGCGACGGCGGCCGCGACCCACGCGGGCCACGGCGTGAGCAGCGTGAGCGCGCCGGCGGCCGCCCAGAGCGCGATCGCGAGCCGCACGGTCGCGCGGGCGCCGAGCGCGGTCGCGATCGAGCCGATCCCGGCCTCGCGGTCGGGCACGACGTCCTGCACGGCGCCGAAGGCGTGGCTCGCCATCCCCCAGCAGAAGAAGGCGGCGAGCACCGCGGCGAGCTGCGGGCTCCAGTCGGCGCCCGCGAGCACGAGGCCGTAGACGGCGGGGCTGACGAAGTGGGTGCTCGAGGTGATCGAGTCGAGCAACGGCACCTCCTTGAAGCGCAGCCCCTTCGCGGAGTAGGCGACGACCGCGAAGAGGCTCACCGCGAGCACCGCCCACGACCCGGGCCCACCGAGCGCGAGGAGCACGAGCACGAACGGCGCCGCGAGCCCGACAGACCACGCGAGCGTCGCGCGGTGCGTCGAGGGCGGCAGCAGCGCGCCCTCGACGCCGCCCTTCCGCGGGTTCTTCGCGTCGGACTCGTAGTCGAAGACGTCGTTGATGCCGTACATCGCGAGGTTGTACGGCACGAGGAAGAAGAGCGTGCCGATGACGAGCCGGGCGTCGACCTCGCCGGTGGTGAGCAGCATCGCGGCGGCGAACGGGAAGGCGGTGTTGACCCAGCTGACCGGCCGGGAGGCGAGCAGCAGGCGGCGACCGAGGCCGGCCGCGCGATCGACCTCAGGCATCCGCGCGCTCCCCGGCTCCCGCGCCGCCGGGCGCGCGCTCCGCCCAGCTAGCGCGCGCCGCGCGCGACGAGCGGATGCGCGTCGGCAGCAGCCGCCAGAGCGCGACCACGACGAAGAGGGCGATGAGCGCGTAGGCGAGGTCCTCGACGGGGGCGAGGCCGAGGCGCGGGCCGAGGAGCAGGGCGTCGTCGTAGCGGAAGAGGTCGATCGCGATCATGGCCGAGTCGAAGGCGATCGTGAGGGTGAGCAGGATCGCGGCGGCGATCGCGAGCGACGCCCAGCTGCGGCGACGGCGGCGGAGCGCGACGACGACCGCGACGATCGCGGCCGCCAGCAGCGGCGCGAGCAGCAGCGCGTAGGTCACGACGCCTCCCTCGTCCGGCGCGACACGAGCACGCGCTCCGCGCCGGTGAAGGCGACGAGCGCGACGTATGCGAGGAAGAGCAGGAAGGCCAGCTCCTCGATCGGCAGGTGCGGCAGCACCTCGATGCCCGTCATCCAGGGCGACGCGCCGAGCCGGAAGTTGCCGGTCGCGATGGCTGCGAGGTCGAAGCCGACCATCACGAGCGCGGTCAGCACCACCGCGAGCAGGGTGCGCGGGGCGTCGCGGAAGAGGGCGAGGCGGTAGCGGGCGTCGAGCGCGCCGGTGCCGAGCGCCGCGACGGCGATCGCGCCGAGGTACGCGAGGCTCATCGGGTGCCCTCGGCCGCGGGCGCGAGCGGCTGCAGCGGGCCCGTCGAGCGGTCGCCCCGCACGTGCTTCACGACGAGCTCCGCGGAGATCAAGCACATCGGCACGCCGATCCCCGGCACGGTCGTCGAGCCGGCGAGCAGCAGGTCGCGCACGCGCGGGTGCTTCGTCGAGCCGCGCAGGAACGCGCTCTGCCGCAGCGTGTGCGCGGGGCCGAGGGCGGTGCCCCGCCACGCGTCGAAGTCGGCGGCGAAGTCGGCGGGGCCGACCGTGCGGCGCGTGACGATGCGGCCGGCGAGGTCGTCGATGCCCGCCCACTCGGCGATCTGCGCGATCGCCCGGTCGGCGATGGCCTCGACAGCCGCGTCGCCCGCGCCGTCGACGCCGCCGGCGCCCAGGCGCACGTCGGCGGGCACGGGCACGAGCACGAAGAGCGCCTCGTGGCCCGCCGGTGCGACCGAGGGGTCGGTCGCGGAGGTGCGGCTGACGTAGAGCGACGCGGGATCGGTCACGCCGTCGGCGGGGTCGGCGGCGGGCGGCCCGAAGATGCGGCGGAAGCCCTCCTCCCAGTCGCGCGTGAAGAGCAGCGTGTGGTGCTCGAGCTCGGGGACCTGCCCCTCGACGCCGAGCATGACGAGCACGGCGGACGGGCCGGCGACACCGCGCGCCCAGCGGCGGCGCCCGCGCTCGGCGAGGCCCGGCACGTGCGCCAGCAGCTTCGTGTCGGTCGCGTGGCCGTCGGCGGCGGACACCACGAGGTCGGCGTCGATGCGCTCGCCGCCGGCGAGCACGACGCCCCGCGCCGCGCCGTCCTCGACGAGGATGCGCTCGACGCGCGAACCGGTGCGGAGCGTCGCGCCCGCCTCGGTCGCGAGCCGCGCGACGGCCTCCACGATCCGCGTGAAGCCGCCCTGCGGGTACCAGACGCCCTCGACGAGGTCGAAGTGGCTCATCAGGTGGTACATCGAGGGCGCAGACCTCGGCTCCGTGCCCAGGAACACGGCCGGGTAGCCGAGCGCCTGCCGCAGCCGCCGGTCGCGGAACGAGCGCGCGATGCGCGACTCGAGCGACTCCACGAGCAGCCGGGCGAGGGTCGGGAAGCGGCGCGCGAGCCCCATCCCGGCGAACGCGCTGGGCGAGTCGAACCGGTTGGAGAGCAGGCCGCCGGTCGCGAGCGCCGCGGTCTCGGTCGCGGAGTCGAGGTAGCGGCGCAGGCGCGCGCCGGCACCCGGCTCGATCGCCTCGACGCGCTCGATCGTGGTCGCGAGGTCGCCCGAGATCTCGAGCGCCTCGGGCTCGCCCTCGAACAGCACCTTGTAGGCGGGGTCGAGGCGCACGACGTCGAGCTCGGCGTCGAGGCTCGATCCGAGCATCCGGAAGGCCTGCTCGTACGGCTCGCGCATGAGCATCCACGACGGGCCGGTGTCGAACGTGAAGCCGCGCGAGCGCCACACCCCTGCGCGGCCGCCGAGCGCGTCCGACTGCTCGACGAGCGTGACGTCGTGCCCGTCGCGCGCGAGCAGGCCGGCGCTCGCGAGCCCGGCGATGCCGCCGCCGATGACGACGATGCGGCTCATCGGACGGGCTCCGGCCGCGGCATCCGGACCGACGACGCAGAGGCGCGCGCCAGGCCCGCGCCGAGCGCCGCCCGGGCGATGATCGCCGCCTTCTCGGTGCGCGGCACGCTGATCCGCCGCGCCGGCAGCTCGGCCGCGGGGGTCGCCCGGATGCGGCGCGCGAGCGAGGCGAAGAGGTCGTGCGCCGCCGTGACGGCGGGCCGTGCCTCCCGCGGCAGGCTCGGGATCGTGCCACGGGCGATGCGCAGCTCGCCCTCGAGCCGGTCGAGCACGCGACCCACGGCCTCGTCGGTGGGATGCGCTGGGTCGAGCCCCGGCAGGTACGTGCGGCCGAGCCCCTGGGCGTCGGCGCCGAGGTCGCGCAGGAAGTTGACGACCTGGAAGGCGCTGCCGAGCGCTCGGGCGCCGCGCGCCACCCGCCGCGCCTCGGCGTCGGGCAGGCTGTGGCCGACGGTGAAGCAGCGCACGCACATGATGCCCACCACCTCGGCGGAGCCGTAGACGTACTGCCGCAGCTCGCGGTCGTCGGCGAACGCGACGGGGTCGAGGTCGCGGCGCATGGCGGCGAAGAACGGCGCGGTCTGCCCGCGGTCGATGCCGACCCTGCGGGCTGTCTCTGCGAACGCGTGGACGACGAGGTCGGCGCTGAAGCCGGTCGCGATCGCGCGCTCGACCTCCTGCTCGAGCCCGTCGAGCACGCGGCGGCACGCGGCCACGTCGAGCCCCGACTCGGCGCCCGGGCCGTCGACGATCTCGTCGGCGACGCGCACGAGGGCGTAGACCGTCTGGATGTCGCCGCGCATCGCGGGCGGCAGCAGCCGGCTCGCCATGCCGAACGAGGTCGAGTATGCGGCGATCACCGCGGAGCTCGCCCGCCGCGCGGTCGCGGTGTAGAGCTCCAGGCCCGTCATCGTCCGCGCTCCGCGCAGCGGCCGACGATCGTGGTCAGCTCGGCTCGCAGGCGCTCCTCGATCGGTGCGGCCTCGAGCAGCGCCTTCACGGCCGCGCACTCGGCGTCGATGCGCCGCTCGACCTCGTCGAGCGCCCCGCTGCCGCGCATGACGGCGCGGATGCGGGCTGCGGCGCCCTCGTCGGCCGTCGGGTCGCCGTAGTGGTGCGCAACGCGCGCCCACGACGGGTCGCGGCTCGCGAGCGCCGAGAGCAGCGTCGGCGCTCCGGCGCGGATGTCGCTGAGCACGCTCTTGCCCGTGACCGCCTCGTCGCCGAAGACGCCGAGCACGTCGTCGCGCAGCTGGTAGAGCACGCCCATCCGCAGGCCGATCGCGCCGAGCTCGGCGATCACAGCCTCGTCGCGACCACCGAGCACCGCGCCCAGCTCGAGCGGTGCGCGGAAGGAGTAGTCGGCCGTCTTGCCCTCGAGGATGCGGCCGATCGCCGCCTCGTCGGGCACGGCGCCGGCGAACAGGACGTCGTCGTGCTCGCCCTCCGCCGCCCGCACCATCGCGCGCTCGACGATGTCGGCGAGCCGGATGCGCACGGCCGTCGGCACGTCGAGGCGCGCGAGCGCTGCGATCGCGCGCACGAGCAGGGCGTCGCCCGCGACGATCGCCGTGGTCATGCCGATGCGCGCGGCGGTCGCGGCGGGGATGCCGGCGGCGATCGCGGTGTCGGCGGCGGCGCGGGACAGCGACGGCTGGCCCCGGCGCTCGTCGTCGGCGTCGATGACGTCGTCGTGGACGAGCAGCGCCGCGTGCAGCAGCTCGACCACCGCGGCGGTCGCGATCACCGCCTCGCGATCGGCGCCCTCGCCCGCGGCCGCGACGACGAGCCGCGGGCGCAGCAGCTTGCCGCCCGCGACGGCGTGCTGGGCGGCGACCTGCACGGGGTGCTGCCCCGTCGGCGCCGCGAGCAGCGCGATCCGCTGCTCGACCTCGGCGAGCAGCGTCGGGGTGTCGACGGCGGTCACGGCGCACCCACGAGCGCGGGCAGCTGCTCGGCCTGCAGCACGAGCCAGGGGCTGAACGCCCACGGCGTGGCACGGATGCCCGCGAGCAGCTGGTCGGGCTCGACCCACTGCCACTCGGCCACCTCGGTCGGATCCGGGTCGAGCGCGCCGACGACGCGGGCGACGAAGACGGGGCAGACCTCGTTCTCGACGATGCCGCTCGCGTCGACCGCGCGGTAGGCGAAGTCCGGGAGCGCGAGCTCGAGCTGGCCCACCTCGGCGCCGAGCTCGTGCTGCAGCCGGCGGCGCACGGCCGCCTCCATCGACTCGCCGGGCGCGGGGTGGCCGCAGCAGGAGTTCGTCCACACCCCGGGCCACGCGACCTTGGAGAGCGCACGACGGGTGACGAGCATGCGACCGTCGTCGTCGAGCACGTGGCACGAGAACGCGAGGTGGAGCGCGGTCGAGGTCGTGTGCACCGTCGCCTTCGGGGCGGAGCCGATCGGCTCGCGTCGCTCGTCGAGGAGGACGACGAGCTCCTGCTCGAGCGGCTCGATGATCGTCATGACGACACCGTAGCAAATAGTGAGCCTACGCAACTATGAGTCTTTCGTCCTACTATGGGCACATGATGCGCCCAGAGGACATCCCCGCCGAGCAGCGAGCGATGCTCGACCCCCGGCGCCTCGACGCATCCGCCGAGCTCGTGACCGAGCTCGGGATGAGCGACGCCGACGTCGAGGAGGTCATGGACCTCTTCCACGCCCTCCGGCGCTGGCACCAGGCGTCCGAGGCGCACAGCGAGGCCACCCGGCGCTTCATGAAGCTCAACGAGAACGACATGCGGGCGGTCCGCTTCCTCATGGTCGCCCGACGCGAGGGGCGCATCGTCACCTCGACGATGCTCGCCGAGCACCTCGGGATCACCGGGCCCTCGGTGACCAAGCTGCTCGACCGCCTGGAGCACGCCGGGCACATCCGCCGCGAGGCGCATCCGACCGATCGCCGCGCGCTCTCGATCGTCGTGACCGACGAGACGCGGGAGACCGCGACCGCATCGGTCGGCAGGGACCACACGCGCCGCTTCGCGGTGGCCGCGGCGATGTCGAGCGAGGAGCGGCGGGCGGCGACCCGCTTCCTGCGGGAGCTCGCGGCGCTGCCGGTGCTCGACCACAGCGCCCCTCCCGTCGCGCGCTGAGCCGCTAGAAGGGCGGCGGCGCGTCGGAGGCGAAGGCGTCGACGCGGTCGCGACGATCCTCCTCCGCGGCCGTCTCGGCCGGCGCGGCATCGCGCGCCGGTTCCTGGCGCAGGTCGTCGCGCGCGGCGCGCGCCGCGTCGCGCGCGCGCACCTCGTGGATGAAGCGGCGCACGCGCTGGTCGACGATGATGTCGGCGGGCCGCAGCGGCCGGGTCAGGTACAGGCCAGCGAGCGACGTGAGCCGCGACAGCGCCACGTAGGTCTGGCCGGGCGCGAACGCGCGCGTGCCGAGGTCGACGACCGCCCGGTCGAAGGTCTTGCCCTGCGACTTGTGGATCGTGACCGCCCACGCGAGCCGCAGCGGGAACTGCGTGAACTCGGCCACCACGTTGCGCTTGATCTCCTTCGTGGTCGGCGAGTAGGAGTAGCGGTACTGCTCCCAGACGGCCGGCTCGACCTCGTGCTGCTGACCGTCGACCTCGACCCACACGGTGCCGCCGATGTCGACGACCTTGCCGAGCGAGCCGTTGACCCAGCGCCCCTCCGCGTCGTTGCGCAGGAACATCACCTGCGCGCCCAGCTTGATCTGCAGCTCGGCGTCGGCCGGATACTGCCGGCCGCCGAAGTCGCCGGAGATCTCTGCCATCGCCGTCTTGTGCCTGCCGGGGAGGCGCGCGAGCTCGCGCGCGTTGATGCGGTTGACGGTGTCATTGCGGGTCGCGAGCGTGAGCACGTCGTCGCCGGGCGGCGTGCGCGCGCCGGCGTCGTTGAGCAGCTGCGCGATGTCGGCCGTCACCGTGCCGTGCCGCACCGCGTTGAGCGCCTGCTTGAACTCCAGGTCGGTCTGGCGGTGGATGTGCACGAGCTCGACGACCGTGAGGTCGCACTCCTCGCGCCACACGCGCGCGTCGAAGAACCACATCGACTCGTAGTGGTCGGCGAAGTAGGCGCGCTCCTCGGCATCGCCGGGCACCGGGGCGAGCTGGTAGGGATCGCCGAACATCACGACCTGCACGCCGCCGAACGGCACCGACCGCACGCCGCGGGCCTGGCGCAGCGACCGGTCGATCGCATCCATGAGGTCGGCGTTCACCATCGATATCTCGTCGATGACGAGCAGGTCGAGCTTGCCCAGCATGCGCTTGAGCTCGGCGCTCTGCCGCAGCGGCGCGTCGGCGATCACGCCGAGCGGCAGCTTCAGCAGCGAGTGGATCGTCTGGCCGCCGACGTTGAGCGCGGCGACGCCGGTCGGAGCGCACACGATGATCTGCTTCTTCGAGTGCTCGGTGAGGTGCCGCAGCAGCGTCGACTTGCCCGTGCCGGCGCGGCCGGTGATGAACAGGTGGCCGTCGCCGTCCTCGATGGATGCGAAGATCGCCAGCTGCTCCGGGGTGAGCTCGACGGTCATCCCACCATCCTCCCGCATCCGGGCGCGACAGCCGGGAGCGCCGCCGCGCGGCTGTGGGTCGGCCTGTGTGACCGAGTGTGACGACGCATCCGACATCGGCGCGCAGGATGCGAGAGGATGGAGGGGACGGAGAGGGGGAAGACCATGTGCAGACTGCTGGCGCACGTCTCCCCCGCGCCTGCCACCACGAAGGACGTGATCGGCGCTCGCGCCGCCGTCGAGTGGCAGCGGCTCGGCCGACTGCACACCGACGGCTGGGGCACCGCGTGGCTCGACGGCGACGCCGTGCGCCGCTACCGCGACCCCGTGCGCGGCCTCGACAACCCCGACCTCACCGACGCGCTCGGCGACACGCCCTCGCGCGCTCGCCTCACGCACCTGCGGCTCGCGACCGAGGGCTTCGCGAGCCGCGTGCAGAACACGCACCCGTTCCGCGTCGACGAGATCGTGCTCGCGCACAACGGCTCCGTCACGCCCTTCGCCCGGCTGCGCGCGAAGGTGACGGACGAGGAGCTCGCCCGCGTGGGCGGCGAGACCGACACCGCGGTCGTCTTCGCGCTCATCCTGCGCCGGCACGACGCCGGCGAGCCGCTGTTCGACGCCGTCACCGCGACGGTGACCGAGCTGCGGCGCGAGTTCCCGACCTCGGCGCTCAACCTGCTGGTGCTCTCGCCCCGAGAGCTCATCGCGGTGCACGCCAACGAGGGCGCGCCGATCCCCCACGAGCTGTTCGAGGAGTCGGGCCTCGGCGACGACCTGCCGGCCGGCCACGTCGACCACTACTACCAGCTCTCCTGGCGTCGCTCGGAGGACGGCTCGATCGCCGTGACCTCGAGCGGGCTGACGGGCGACGGCTGGAACCGCATGGCGCCGGAGACGGCGGTGCGCGTCGACCTCGCCGAGCTCACCGTCGACCGCCGCGAGCTGCGCCCGGTCGAGGCCGCAGCCTAGGAGCCGCCGATCGCGGCGCTCGAGCACGTCGCGCTCATCCACCGCGGTGCCGTGCTCGTGGATGCGACGGGTGCGCTGCCGGTACTGCCCGACCTGCCTGCCGACCACGACGGCCACGCGCTCGCCGACGTCCTCGCCCTGGTCGGCGCCGACATCCCGCTCGCCCCCACCGCGAAGCTCGCCGACGGCGGCTTCGTGCACCTCGTGGGCATGCGGGGCGGCGCGCCCGAGGGCGCCCTCGTCGCACCCGACGCCCTCGCGGACCCCGCCCACGCCGCCGTGGTGGCGCCCGCGCTCGCCGAGCTCGACCCCCGGCGGTCACCGGTGCTGCGTCCCGACTGGTTCCGCCCGGGTTGGTTCGACCTCGTCGAGGCGTGGATCGACGCCGTGCTCGCGCCGAGCGGGCGGCGACGCACGGGGCCGGTCGAGCCGTTCCGGCTGTGGAGCATCTCGGCCGTCGTGCGCGTGCCGACGGACGGCGGCGAGCTGTGGTGCAAGGCGTCGTGCGACCACTTCCGGCGCGAGGCCAGCATCCACGCCGCGGTCGAGCGCCTGCTGCCCGACCTCGTGCCGCGGCTCGTCGCGATCGAGCGCGACGAGGGCTGGCTGCTCATGGAGCCGATGGACGGCACGGAGCAGGACGAGCAGCCCGCGGGCACCGCGGCGGAGGTCGCGCAGCGGTGGGCGGCCGCGCAGCTCGAGGCGATCGAGCACGTGCCCGCGCTGCTGGCCGCGGGCCTCGAGCACCGGGGCGCCGACGCGACCATCGCCGCCTTCCTGCGCCTCCTCGCCACGAGCGCCGAGCTCGAGCTGCTCACGGATGCCGAGCTGGCCGACGTGCGCGCCGCCGCCGACCGCGCGGTCGCCCTGACGCGCGCGTGCTGGGAGGCCGGCATCCCGGAGACCCTCGCGCACGGCGACCTGCACCTGGGCAACGTCGCGTGGGACGGCCGCGCGCTGCGCATCTTCGACTGGACGGACGGCTGCGTGAGCCATCCGTTCCTGGATGCGACGCACCTCACGCGCTTCGCCGACGACGCCTCGGCGTCGGCCGCGAAGGCGGTCTACGCCGCGGTCTGGCGCGACGCGCTCCCGAGCGTCGACGTCGACCGCGCGCTGCGGCTCGCGCCGCTCGCCGACCTGGTCTTCCAGACCGTCACCTTCGAGGCGATCGCCGCGGCGACGGAGCAGCAGTCCGCGTGGGAGCTCGGCGGCGTCGTGGCGCGCAACCTGCGGCTGCTCCCGGGCCTCGTGGTCGAGGTCGGCTGACCGCGCGAGCGCCTACCTGCGGCCGAAGATCGCGAGGGCGATGCCGCCCAGCACGAGTACGGCGACACCGGCGGCGCCGGCGATCCAGGGCGTCGGGTCCTCGTTGTAGGAGTCCTGCGCCTTGCCCACCACGCGGTCCGCGACCTTCCTGGGGTTGACGCGGTCCTCGATCTCGTTGAGGTGCTGGCGCAGCTCCTCGCGCTTGCGGTCGATCTCGCGCTGGTCGATCTCGCGCTGCTCGGTCATCGCACGTCTCCGTTCGTCCTGGGCGCCGC contains:
- a CDS encoding prenyltransferase; this encodes MPEVDRAAGLGRRLLLASRPVSWVNTAFPFAAAMLLTTGEVDARLVIGTLFFLVPYNLAMYGINDVFDYESDAKNPRKGGVEGALLPPSTHRATLAWSVGLAAPFVLVLLALGGPGSWAVLAVSLFAVVAYSAKGLRFKEVPLLDSITSSTHFVSPAVYGLVLAGADWSPQLAAVLAAFFCWGMASHAFGAVQDVVPDREAGIGSIATALGARATVRLAIALWAAAGALTLLTPWPAWVAAAVALPYIVLAAPFWSVTDAASAAANRGWRRFLWVNYAAGFVVTMVCILWAMGVR
- a CDS encoding lycopene cyclase domain-containing protein, producing the protein MSLAYLGAIAVAALGTGALDARYRLALFRDAPRTLLAVVLTALVMVGFDLAAIATGNFRLGASPWMTGIEVLPHLPIEELAFLLFLAYVALVAFTGAERVLVSRRTREAS
- a CDS encoding NUDIX hydrolase, whose product is MTVIPTAATLVLMRDGAGAIEVLLLQRPDRGAFAGAWVFPGGKVEPVDRVDDEETTARNAAVRETAEESGLVVTPDALVPLSHWSPPEQLATKFITWFFVAEAPAGEVVVQQAEAVAARWIRPADALKQHGAGTLRLFPPTWVTLDTLMAYPTVDAAIAGIGRHELRRYATKQDPERGLAIWAGDEAYDGLPDTEEGPRHRLHVGALPWRFEHR
- the crtI gene encoding phytoene desaturase family protein, yielding MSRIVVIGGGIAGLASAGLLARDGHDVTLVEQSDALGGRAGVWRSRGFTFDTGPSWMLMREPYEQAFRMLGSSLDAELDVVRLDPAYKVLFEGEPEALEISGDLATTIERVEAIEPGAGARLRRYLDSATETAALATGGLLSNRFDSPSAFAGMGLARRFPTLARLLVESLESRIARSFRDRRLRQALGYPAVFLGTEPRSAPSMYHLMSHFDLVEGVWYPQGGFTRIVEAVARLATEAGATLRTGSRVERILVEDGAARGVVLAGGERIDADLVVSAADGHATDTKLLAHVPGLAERGRRRWARGVAGPSAVLVMLGVEGQVPELEHHTLLFTRDWEEGFRRIFGPPAADPADGVTDPASLYVSRTSATDPSVAPAGHEALFVLVPVPADVRLGAGGVDGAGDAAVEAIADRAIAQIAEWAGIDDLAGRIVTRRTVGPADFAADFDAWRGTALGPAHTLRQSAFLRGSTKHPRVRDLLLAGSTTVPGIGVPMCLISAELVVKHVRGDRSTGPLQPLAPAAEGTR
- a CDS encoding pyrimidine dimer DNA glycosylase/endonuclease V, encoding MRIWSLHPALLDRQGLTACWREGLLAQAVLAGRTKGYLRHPQLERFRAQPDPLASIGAYLARVADEADARGYTYDRTRIDRPGPAPLMAVTDGQLEHELQHLRAKLAGRSPDRLPLAVRALPHPCFVVEAGGIEGWERVSDGTGATS
- a CDS encoding DUF6624 domain-containing protein → MAAPGASRSIGASRSIGASRSIGAAALLAVAVLCGCAADPVVDDSSTPPSSSPTASPAASASSSPTSIETEPDCPAPAPPAAGTAFDQALHDELVAMLERDQAGRLGTGPDEEGDAARTERLAEIIAEHGWPTFDLVGEDGEDAAWAIAQHADLDPGFQRCALEHLRVAVDAGQGSPGNLAYLDDRIQAAAGAPQRYGTQVACTDDGPVPATPLSDPDGIERIRAEAGLAPYADYLAEMAEICAQPG
- a CDS encoding SDR family oxidoreductase, with the translated sequence MTGRHVLVTGATGYVGGRLAPRLVEAGHTVRVLARDPGRLRDAAWADAVEIVRGDLEAPADVQRVMEGIDVVYHLVHAMGAGGDFAKAELVQARHVAAAAKAAGVQRIVYLSGLHPEGEHLSKHLASRVAVGDVLLASGVPTIVLEAGIVIGSGSASFEMIRHLTDVLPYMPAPRWVRNFVQPIAVRDVLHYLVEAASVPGDVHGTFDIGGPDVLRYGQVMNGYAVEAGLPQRPIAPLPVLTPWLASQWVNLVTPVPRAIAIPLIGSLLHDCVVEERRIDAVIPPPEGGLTGYRRAVRLALARERSGDIESSWRSASAAGAPSDPLPTDPRWSGTTVFEDARERTTSASPAAVWAVVESIGGARGWYSVPLLWSLRGLADRLVGGVGLRRGRRDPDRLREGDTVDWWRVERIDRGRLLRLRAEMKVPGRAWIEFEVTPEGDGAHYRQRAIFLPSGLTGRLYWWSLVPAHHVIFEAMASRLVGVAEASERSSRG
- a CDS encoding lycopene cyclase domain-containing protein — its product is MTYALLLAPLLAAAIVAVVVALRRRRRSWASLAIAAAILLTLTIAFDSAMIAIDLFRYDDALLLGPRLGLAPVEDLAYALIALFVVVALWRLLPTRIRSSRAARASWAERAPGGAGAGERADA